A single region of the Enterobacter cloacae complex sp. R_G8 genome encodes:
- the acnB gene encoding bifunctional aconitate hydratase 2/2-methylisocitrate dehydratase has protein sequence MLEEYRKHVAERAAEGIVPKPLDATQMAALVELLKNPPKGEEEFLLDLLINRVPPGVDEAAYVKAGFLAAIAKGEATSPLVTPEKAIELLGTMQGGYNIHPLIDTLDNDTLAPIAAKALSSTLLMFDNFYDVEEKAKAGNVYAKQVMQSWADAEWFLNRPALAEKITVTVFKVTGETNTDDLSPAPDAWSRPDIPLHALAMLKNAREGIEPDQPGVVGPIKQIEALQKKGFPLAYVGDVVGTGSSRKSATNSVLWFMGDDIPHVPNKRGGGLCLGGKIAPIFFNTMEDAGALPIEVDVSNLNMGDVIDVYPYKGEVRNHDTNELLASFELKTDVLIDEVRAGGRIPLIIGRGLTTKAREALGLPHSDVFRHAKDVAESNRGFSLAQKMVGRACGVAGVRPGAYCEPKMTSVGSQDTTGPMTRDELKDLACLGFSSDLVMQSFCHTAAYPKPVDVTTHHTLPDFIMNRGGVSLRPGDGVIHSWLNRMLLPDTVGTGGDSHTRFPIGISFPAGSGLVAFAAATGVMPLDMPESVLVRFKGKMQPGITLRDLVHAIPLYAIKQGLLTVEKKGKKNIFSGRILEIEGLPDLKVEQAFELTDASAERSAAGCTIKLNKEPIIEYLNSNIVLLKWMIAEGYGDRRTLERRIQGMEKWLADPQLLEADADAEYAAVIDIDLADIKEPILCAPNDPDDARLLSDVQGDKIDEVFIGSCMTNIGHFRAAGKLLDTHKGQLPTRLWVAPPTRMDAAQLTEEGYYSVFGKSGARIEIPGCSLCMGNQARVADGATVVSTSTRNFPNRLGTGANVYLASAELAAVAALIGKLPTPEEYQTFVAQVDKTAVDTYRYLNFDQLSQYTEKADGVIFQTAV, from the coding sequence GTGCTAGAAGAATACCGTAAGCACGTAGCAGAACGTGCCGCCGAGGGAATTGTACCCAAACCGTTAGATGCAACCCAAATGGCCGCGCTCGTCGAGCTGCTGAAGAACCCGCCTAAGGGCGAAGAAGAATTCCTGTTAGATCTGCTGATCAACCGCGTACCGCCTGGCGTAGATGAAGCTGCCTACGTAAAAGCCGGATTCCTTGCTGCTATCGCCAAAGGCGAAGCCACCTCCCCACTGGTTACTCCTGAAAAAGCCATTGAACTGCTCGGCACCATGCAGGGTGGTTATAACATTCATCCGCTGATTGACACGCTGGATAACGACACGCTGGCCCCAATTGCCGCTAAAGCGCTCTCTTCAACGCTGCTGATGTTCGATAACTTCTACGATGTGGAAGAAAAAGCCAAAGCAGGCAACGTCTATGCGAAGCAGGTGATGCAGTCCTGGGCCGATGCCGAATGGTTCCTGAACCGTCCTGCGCTGGCTGAAAAAATTACCGTTACCGTATTCAAAGTTACCGGTGAAACCAACACCGATGACCTCTCTCCGGCACCGGATGCATGGTCTCGTCCGGATATCCCGCTGCACGCCCTCGCGATGCTGAAAAACGCCCGTGAAGGCATTGAGCCGGATCAGCCTGGCGTTGTCGGCCCGATCAAACAGATCGAAGCGTTGCAGAAAAAAGGCTTCCCGCTGGCATACGTCGGTGACGTTGTCGGTACCGGTTCTTCCCGTAAATCCGCAACCAACTCCGTCCTGTGGTTTATGGGTGACGACATTCCGCATGTGCCGAACAAACGCGGCGGCGGTCTGTGCCTGGGCGGTAAGATTGCCCCAATCTTCTTCAACACCATGGAAGATGCTGGCGCACTGCCAATCGAAGTGGATGTGTCTAACCTGAACATGGGCGACGTGATTGACGTTTACCCATACAAAGGTGAAGTCCGTAACCACGACACCAACGAACTGCTGGCGAGCTTCGAGCTGAAAACCGACGTGCTGATCGACGAAGTGCGTGCCGGTGGCCGTATCCCGCTGATCATCGGTCGTGGCCTGACCACCAAAGCGCGTGAAGCGCTGGGTCTGCCGCACTCAGACGTGTTCCGTCATGCGAAAGACGTCGCAGAAAGCAATCGTGGCTTCTCGCTGGCGCAGAAAATGGTTGGCCGCGCGTGCGGCGTAGCCGGCGTCCGTCCGGGGGCTTACTGCGAGCCGAAGATGACCTCCGTGGGTTCTCAGGACACCACAGGCCCAATGACCCGTGACGAACTGAAAGACCTGGCGTGCCTGGGCTTCTCGTCTGACCTGGTCATGCAGTCCTTCTGTCACACGGCGGCCTATCCGAAGCCGGTTGACGTAACCACGCACCACACGCTGCCAGACTTCATCATGAACCGTGGCGGCGTCTCCCTGCGTCCGGGCGACGGCGTTATCCACTCCTGGCTGAACCGTATGCTGCTGCCGGATACCGTCGGTACCGGCGGTGACTCCCATACCCGTTTCCCGATTGGTATCTCCTTCCCGGCTGGCTCCGGTCTGGTGGCGTTTGCCGCAGCGACCGGCGTGATGCCGCTGGATATGCCGGAATCGGTACTGGTGCGCTTCAAAGGTAAAATGCAGCCGGGTATCACCCTGCGCGACCTGGTTCACGCTATCCCGCTGTATGCCATCAAACAGGGCCTGCTGACCGTTGAGAAGAAAGGTAAGAAAAACATCTTCTCTGGCCGCATTCTGGAAATTGAAGGGCTGCCGGATCTCAAAGTTGAGCAGGCGTTCGAGCTGACCGATGCGTCTGCAGAGCGTTCCGCTGCGGGTTGTACCATCAAGCTGAACAAAGAGCCGATCATTGAGTATCTGAACTCTAACATTGTCCTGCTGAAGTGGATGATTGCGGAAGGCTACGGCGACCGTCGTACGCTGGAGCGTCGTATTCAGGGGATGGAGAAATGGCTGGCGGATCCGCAACTGCTGGAAGCCGATGCTGACGCAGAATATGCGGCGGTGATCGACATCGATCTGGCAGACATTAAAGAGCCAATTCTCTGTGCACCGAACGATCCTGACGATGCGCGTCTGCTGTCTGACGTGCAGGGCGATAAGATCGACGAAGTGTTCATCGGTTCCTGTATGACCAACATCGGCCACTTCCGTGCTGCCGGTAAACTGCTGGATACTCACAAAGGCCAGCTGCCGACCCGCCTGTGGGTGGCACCGCCAACCCGTATGGATGCGGCACAGCTGACCGAAGAGGGCTATTACAGCGTGTTTGGTAAGAGCGGTGCGCGTATCGAAATCCCTGGCTGTTCCCTGTGTATGGGTAACCAGGCGCGCGTGGCAGACGGTGCGACGGTGGTCTCCACCTCTACCCGTAACTTCCCGAACCGTTTAGGTACCGGTGCTAACGTCTACCTGGCGTCTGCTGAGCTGGCAGCGGTTGCGGCACTGATTGGCAAACTGCCAACGCCGGAAGAGTACCAGACCTTTGTGGCTCAGGTTGATAAGACAGCGGTGGATACCTATCGCTATCTGAACTTCGACCAGCTCTCTCAGTACACCGAGAAAGCTGACGGGGTGATCTTCCAGACGGCGGTATAA
- a CDS encoding DUF3300 domain-containing protein, which translates to MKLPFKPHLLVLLCSAGLFAASGVMFVKSRATEPAVPAPVAQQPVTPAAAQPAPVVAPAYTAAQIDQWVAPIALYPDALLSQILMASTYPANVIQAAQWSKDNPKMEGDAAIQAVASQPWDPSVKSLVAFPQLMSLMGENPPWVQNLGDAFLAQPKDVMDSVQRLRALAQKTGALQSTPQQTVTTVTKPAPAKSATSESTTSTTPAPTVIKIESADPQVVYVPTYNPNTVYGTWPNTAYPPTYLPPSPGEQFTDSLVKGLGFSLGVATTYAIFSNIDWDDDDDWDHHHDDDWNHGGYNRNGDNNININVENFNKISGQRLTDANRTWQHNPAYREGVPYPTSQLNNRFHSTDMVTGLSSTQQKPVNRDSQRQAALSQMEKSTGKTFPQTARPGTKDAQRQASGEQLKQISQRNNYRGYDTRSQTAKRTTSQQRDNRHAVTQRQEKRIAQPAQQRHIPQRTSQPRANALSGNDSRSANWQAQQQRGTQSRQLAARHQQPRQAPAGRAEHREFRHR; encoded by the coding sequence ATGAAGTTGCCCTTTAAACCCCATCTGCTTGTTCTTCTGTGCAGTGCCGGGCTGTTTGCCGCCTCAGGCGTCATGTTTGTCAAAAGTCGGGCGACAGAGCCTGCCGTCCCCGCTCCCGTCGCACAACAACCGGTAACCCCCGCAGCAGCGCAACCCGCCCCCGTCGTCGCTCCAGCCTATACGGCTGCGCAAATCGATCAGTGGGTTGCTCCCATCGCGCTCTATCCGGATGCCCTGCTGTCACAAATTTTAATGGCCTCGACCTACCCGGCCAACGTCATCCAGGCGGCGCAGTGGTCCAAAGACAACCCTAAAATGGAAGGAGACGCCGCTATTCAGGCCGTTGCCAGCCAGCCCTGGGATCCCAGCGTAAAATCACTGGTCGCGTTTCCTCAACTGATGTCGCTGATGGGTGAAAACCCGCCGTGGGTACAAAATCTGGGGGATGCGTTTCTCGCGCAACCGAAAGATGTCATGGATTCCGTCCAACGCCTGCGCGCGCTGGCACAAAAGACCGGCGCCTTACAATCAACGCCTCAGCAGACGGTCACCACCGTGACAAAACCTGCCCCGGCCAAATCGGCCACCAGCGAATCGACGACTTCCACCACGCCTGCCCCGACGGTGATCAAAATTGAATCCGCGGATCCGCAGGTCGTTTACGTCCCCACCTATAACCCCAATACCGTCTACGGTACCTGGCCAAACACTGCCTACCCGCCAACCTATCTTCCTCCTTCTCCGGGAGAGCAGTTTACGGACAGTCTGGTTAAAGGCTTAGGCTTCAGCCTGGGCGTGGCGACAACCTACGCCATCTTCAGCAACATCGACTGGGATGATGACGACGACTGGGACCACCATCATGACGATGACTGGAATCACGGCGGCTATAACCGCAACGGTGATAACAATATCAATATCAACGTTGAGAACTTCAATAAAATCAGTGGCCAACGCCTGACGGATGCCAACCGCACCTGGCAGCATAACCCGGCATATCGGGAAGGTGTGCCCTACCCCACCAGCCAGCTCAATAACCGCTTCCATTCCACTGACATGGTAACGGGGCTCAGTTCTACGCAGCAAAAACCGGTTAACCGCGACAGCCAGCGTCAGGCGGCCCTGAGCCAGATGGAGAAATCGACGGGTAAAACCTTCCCACAAACCGCGCGTCCGGGAACCAAAGATGCACAGCGCCAGGCTTCAGGCGAACAGCTGAAGCAGATATCCCAGCGCAACAACTACCGTGGCTACGACACCAGATCGCAAACGGCAAAGCGAACCACCTCGCAGCAGCGTGATAATCGCCATGCCGTAACCCAGCGACAGGAGAAACGGATCGCGCAGCCTGCTCAGCAACGCCATATCCCGCAGCGAACCAGCCAGCCTCGCGCGAATGCGCTGAGCGGTAACGACAGCCGCTCTGCCAACTGGCAAGCCCAGCAGCAAAGGGGTACGCAAAGCAGACAACTGGCTGCCCGTCATCAGCAGCCGCGTCAGGCCCCTGCCGGACGTGCTGAACACCGTGAATTCCGTCATCGTTAA